The Vulpes lagopus strain Blue_001 chromosome 6, ASM1834538v1, whole genome shotgun sequence genome has a segment encoding these proteins:
- the LOC121492589 gene encoding G patch domain-containing protein 4-like, with amino-acid sequence MSAPPEIKSHGMKFAEEQLLKHGRTQGKGLGQNENGITQALRVTLKQDTHGVGHDPAKEFTDHWWDELFNRTAASLVVEAGQDGVRIKETGRRNHPKPNLLYQKFVKLWSQAGRTGLQTGPESSASDS; translated from the coding sequence ATGAGTGCCcccccagagatcaagagtcatgggATGAAGTTTGCTGAGGAACAGCTGCTAAAGCATGGACGGACGCAAGGCAAAGGCTTAGGCCAGAACGAGAACGGCATCACCCAGGCCCTAAGGGTGACACTGAAGCAGGACACTCACGGGGTGGGACATGACCCTGCCAAGGAGTTCACGGACCACTGGTGGGATGAGCTTTTCAACAGGACTGCAGCCAGCCTGGTTGTGGAGGCTGGGCAGGATGGAGTACGGATAAAGGAGACAGGCCGTCGTAATCATCCCAAGCCCAACTTGCTTTATCAGAAGTTTGTGAAGTTGTGGTCACAAGCAGGGAGAACTGGCTTGCAGACAGGACCAGAATCCAGTGCTTCAGACTCCTAA